AGAAAGAGATTGTAGTACCCTTCTCGCCTTTCTTTACCCATAAATGTTCTTTATCATCCTCAATTTTTCCATTGTATTCCATTAGTTCATTTACAGTACACCAGCGAGGATCTTCAGAACCAAGTAAGCTACGGTTTATTTCACAGATAAGTCCATTAATTCCTTTATAATGATTTATCTGCTTTCCATTTTTATCTGTCATTTGGAAGAGATTGTAATCACGCTTATTTACACCAGGTACCCAAGGTTTTCTCCAAGGGGCTGTACCTTCCTGAATACCTTTGATAAACATGTCTGCAACTTGTTTTTCATAGTCATCTCTTTTCTTCTGTCGTTCTTCTTTTGAAAGTGTTTTGTATGCCATTATCGTTTTTTAATACTCCCTTGTATTTTTGAAAAAATATTTTGATTAGAAATTTCTTTTGATTTTTCAGCTAACAATCTTTTATAATCAAGATTTTCGTTATCTAATTTTTTACAGTTATACTTCCAGGCTTCAAATAATTTGTCCGGATGCATTCTAGAATAATCAATTATTTGTTTTAATGTATCTTTACTCATATAATCCAAAGGATTAAAAGGCTGAAGATTCGCACAACATCTTAGATTAATTTCAATCAAATGACTTAGATTATTTTGAGGATGTTCTCCATCAAAAGTATATTTTCCTTTTTGATAAGGTTTTATACCTTTAATTTTATTTGAAGTTTGAAAAGATTCTTTGTTCTTTAATAGAGAATCTTTAGCATCACATAAAGGAAGGTATTCTTTTATATTATTAAAATAATCTACTTCACATTTGAAAGGAGCAGTCTTAAAAGTTCGATCGTTCAATTCCTTTAAATGATTTTTGGTAACATCATTATAAGGAATGAAACAATGTTCTTCTTTTCCTGTTTTTAATCTAATTGCATCATTATAGGTTTTGAAATAAATTTGAGAAAAAAAAGAATTTTCTGGTTTTTCAAATTTAGTAAAAACAAAATAAGCTTTATCTGTTTTTCTAAATAAAAAACTTTCCATGCCTAAATGATTTATTGTATTACTGAGAATATAACGTGGTTTATATGAAGGTGCTGTATGTTCATATGGAACATAACTAAAGATATTACCTTTAATATCTTTATCTTTAAATATTTTCATTTACCGTTATATATTCTCCAAAAGAATTGAAACATACATTATTTATGATTCGAATAAATAAAGCCGGATGTTCTTTTATAAAATCAATAAACTCTTGGCTTGTTGTATAACAATCAGGTTCATATTCCTTATTAGACAAAACGCTATAAAAATAATTTTTAATAACTTTTGTCAACTTAATCTCTGGGCTATCATCTTCTAGAAGCAGACTTTTTTCATAGTTGATGTTTGAAATCTTATATATAAGATCTGAAGTACCATAATTAGTTTTATTAACAGGTATGATAGATTCAAAGATATCTTTGTTTCTCAAAATGTCTTTTTTTGAAAGAATAATTATTTCATAAGCTTTATCTTCAATAATGATATTGTGCGATAGACACATTTCATTATTTATATACATCTGACATTCATTGTTATTCTGAAAATTGCGATAAAGAATATTAAAATAAGATATTCCTTTATAAATCAGATATGAGTTAACATTGTAAAATAAATAAGGTGTTGCCTTATTTTGCAGCGGATGTTTTTTTTCATTTAAAAGTTTGATTGTATCCTTATAAAATTCAAATTCATATTTACTTAAATTTGAATCTGAAATAAACAATAAAGCATTTTCGAAACTTTCTGAGACCTGGCATTTATTTACATTTCCAAATTGTTTTATAGCAATGTAATTATGTTTTTTCAGATCTTCCAGAATTATACTTTGCAGTCCTTCAATTTTATTCTTTTCAATAAAAGACTGCTGTTTATAAAGAGGTTCATTATTGTCTTTTTTATGATATATTAATTCTTCACTATTTAAATCTAGGAATTTTTGAAATATATCTTTATTTTCAAGTTCATCTAAAGTAACTTTATTTTTTTTCATGCTCTTTTTCTTCCTTTTTTCTCAACATTTTCATTCATATTTACAAGAACATTATTATTTGTATTTGAATTCTCATTACTAATTGCATTTGGCCTTGCATTTTTTACAGTGTTTTCGTATGCGACATTTGAAATACGCATCATTTTTTCTGGATTATTCAATGCAAATTTAAAGAACTCAGATTTGGCAGGTTCTTTTTTCCAATCTCTGCAGCTTTGGAATGGTTCTTTTGTAAGCGAACAGTAAATGTAATTTGCAATATCATAGTTTAATTGAGTTTCAATATCAGCTTTCCTTAAATCAATTGCCTCTGGTCTTTGAAGTAATTCAGTGTTTTCAACAGGTGGTTGTTTTTCAGGAATCAATGCTAATTTAGTATTAAACTCTGGAAGACTGCCATATTTATATTTGTATTTTGCATCAAATATATTTCTTCTCATTTCTTCCTTTGCAGCCTTTTTTTCTGCTCTGGTTGGTTTACAAGGAACGCATAATGTATATACATATTGTCCATTGGAATTCATTCCATTAGCAATAATCATACATTTTGCTTTCAGATTTGAAATGTTTGCATTTTGATTTAATAAATTACTCATTGGAACATATGCTGGTGTATTAATACCATTCAGCAAATTATTACGAGCAAGGGCCATCTGATTGTTTCCACGATAGATTGCATTATTTACAGGATTGTAAATATAATCCGGCACCACTCCTGTCTGTTGGAGAGGATGTTTATTTTCCTTTATTGCCCGTAAGTTATCATCCATATCACTTTTTACATGCTGGCTATGTTTCTTTTCATATCCATTAAAATGATTATCACGAGTTTTCATGAAAAGGATTCCATAACGATCAAGTACTTCATCATTCTGGTTATCGAAAATAAATTGATTAAAAACTTTTTTAAGTTCAGAATCAGAGCCATCTGTTTTTTTATATTTATCAAGTAATGGTTTAATTAATTTTTTATCTACTTCTGAAATATTTTGATAATTATAATCAACTTTATTCAGAGCCTTAGTCATTTCAAAAAGCTTCTTAGTATAATTTTCAGGAGAAAGTTCTATTTTTTTATTTTGCTTATAATATCTTTTTACATCTTCTGGAATTGTATTAATACAAACAAAAGTATCATTATCAAGTTCTTCAGATTGCTGATGCTTATTAGTTAATAAAGATTTTTTTTGCTTTAATTCACTCTCTTTAGCTGCCTTTGTAATATCAGTAAAGTTTACATAAACATTATTATTAACAAAAGCTTCTTCATTATCTGGATGTTCTTGATATTTCGCATTCAGCATATGAACGGCAAAATCATTTTGTAAAATTGCAACCGCATTAATACCATTAATATTATCTGCATTTGCTTTCTGATATAGATTTGTCTGAGCTCTGAATTCAGGATTCTTTGAATAACGGCGGAGTCTTAATTCATTATCATCAGCTTGAAAAACTTGAAAATATGATACAGATATATCATTATCATATTTTGTTTCAAACTTATAAATATTTCCAACTTTGATTCCAGCTTCATCAAGTTTATTAAGACGTTCTTCTAGAGACATTTTTGTATAAGATGTATTTTTATTTTCAGTCTTTTTCACTCTTTTTAGATTGTCTTTCTCATTTTTTAATGAAGTTCTTAATTTTTTTTGAATATTGCTAAGTTCATCTTCTTCAAAAGGTTTTAAATTATTATTATTTTTAAAACCATTTTTTAATTCAAAAGTATTTGAGATTTCTTTTAAATCAGTATCAAGGATGATTCTCCGAGTATGATTTTCTTGGTCATTATATAATGCTATATAATATTTATTTCCTTCTATTTCATATTTTTTGAAATTGTTCTTAAAATCAATACTATCAAATATTTCTTTAGTCATTTATGCTTTCCTACCCTTCTTTGAAGAATGATTATTAGAATTAATATTTTGATTCTCAGTACGGAATTCATTTGCCTGTTTTACTGCATTATTAATAATTGTATTAATCTGCTCCTTTGTAAGATTATTTGTAAGCTGCAGATTAAGTACTTGTTTTGCAGTATTTGCTTCAGTACTTAGTTTTTTTTCAAGAGAATCTAAAAATGTCGTATTCTGATTTTTAAGAAATTTAACTTGTTCAGTCAGATCGCTAATTTTCTTGTCCTTAAAATAAGGAACATCATCAAGATTCTGATATTCATTTATTTTAATGCCAGTTCCTTTTAGGATATTTTCTTTAACAAGTGTTTCAATCTTCGATTTTTCCGATTCTGTACATGCACTAGTCTTTTTGCTCAAACAATCTGGACTTATAGCCTTATTCTCATTTGATGAAGAATAGTATTCCCAGAAATCTTTTTTTGAAAATTTATGGTCCGGAAAAATAGCATAGAGTGTATCATCCTTTAAGTCTTTTCTATAAAGAATATTTACAATACTAGTTTCCTGCTCTTTCCTTGTCTGAGCCATATTGCGATAAAAATCAATAGATTCTTGTGATAACTTAATTTTCTTGGTTTTATATTCAGTATTTTCTTCTTTTACAAGCTTATCGGAATTTGTAAAGAGTCTTTCATTTATTGATGGAATAAATGTTGAATTTTCTGAGCGTGTTTTTATTGGATATTGATAATTCTTTCCAGGTTTCAAATCATATGTACTTGTAAGAGAACCATCTTTGAAATATACATCAAGGAATGCATCTTGTTTAATACAATCTTTCATCTTTTGTTCAATATTTCGAAGAGATTCCTTTCCATATTGATTTTCAATTTGTGTACAGACTTTTTCAGTTAAGAAAGGAATTGCATTAATAGAATGATTTGCAAGGGCTGTTTTTTTCAATCCTTTTTTTATATTTGAAACATCTTTGTCAAAATAATTACAAGAATAATAACGAAGCCCGTTAATTCTGTTATCACTGTCCAAAAATGTAACTGGAATAAAAGCGTCATTCCAATTATTAGAATCATTTATTTGTTGTGCAATAGATTCAAGTTGTGTTGTACTTTTTAAAGAAGTTGTTTCTTTTATTGGAAAATCTTCTTTCTTATTAAGAAGTGGATCTTCTTTTCCTTTATTATTTTCATTAACAACATAATTCCATTCGCTATTAGAAGGATTGTAATAAGAGAAAGTATCATGGTCTATAATGATATGACCGAGAAGTCTGCATTCATTATTAGAATTTGTAAGAGATTTTTTGAGGCTTTCTGTAGTTGATATATCATCCATCGATGGCTCTGTTCTTCCCGAAGGATGATTATGACAGACTACAACATCAGTATCTGTATCAATAAAATGAGATATGACTTTTTGTAAAGTTTCAGTAGTTCCCACAACAGAACGGTTTGGTAAATAACTAGATACTGCAAGCTGGTCTTTAATAGTTCCGGATTCTCTATCAATAAAAAGATATCTGAAAGTTTCAAAACTTTTATTGCGGTATATTTCAAGAGCAGCGGCCAATTCTTGCTGTCCTTTTGCAGTTATTTGACCGTCTTTCATATCTATCTTTTTATTCGTGATATCAAAAACACCATGTTCACGAAATGTTTGGAAAGCCTGCTGCATTTCGGATTTTTGTCCTTTAATTTTCAACACAGGAGCAATTATTTTTTCAAGTTCTCTCTTGCTTTGATAAAGCTGTTCTTCAGTTATAGACGGGTCGATAAAATCTTTCTTTATATCTTCTGCAACAACATTAATTTTCTTTTTTTCTACGTTATATAAAGGAGAGTTTTCATGGACTGACTTATCTTTATTATCAGGGTCATCAAAATAATCTGGATGCCGTTCAAAAAGATATTTTTCTACTGTTTTTCCTTCTGGAATATGATAATCCATTTCCATAAAATCAATATCTCTAATTTCACTGATAGGAATATCACCCCATTCAGACATTTGTAAATCACCATTTAATATTACATAACCAAAACCATAACCATCAGTTTTTTTTGGATTGTTTTCATCTGGATAAAGCTGGGTACAATAGATCTCAGTACTACCTAAGAAATATCTGAAACCTATATCATGTGTCATATCTTCGTTATATAAATCTTCATTTGTCGTAATCTTACGACACTTATTTGCTATTTCTTTGAGTTTATTTCTGAAGAATTCGCCCTCTTCACCTTCACACAATTCTCTTGTAAAAGCAAATTGAGCACCAGGAATAACTTGTCGGCATAATTCAAGGTCTTCTTCTGTTAATTCAGAAGTATTGTCTTCTTCTGTAATATCATCATCATCTTCTTCTTCTTCATCGAAATAATGTGGATTACCATCTTCATCAAAATAATCAGGTTTATCAACAAAAGAAGCTTCGATATCTTTCTCTATTGCAGCTTCGGACATTCCGCCATTTTCTTGCATTGATTCTACGTATTTATCAAATTCATTATCTTCCATTTTGTGTAAGTCTCCAGTTCTATAAAAGCTTAAAGAAAAATAATTATAACTTTGAAATACTTGGTAATAAGATAGGATTTGTATTTGTATATAACCAGGCTCTAAGTTATTTTTTAATTAAATAAGGGGAAGTTTCCTTCCCCCCATTTTTTGAAAAAAGAAAATTAATGTTTACGAGAAGCTTTTTTCTCATTAACATGTACATTCTGATTTACTTCAGTCATAGAATTATTTTTAGCATTGATGTTTTCCATCATTTTGTTGTATTCACTAACTGTCATATTTGCTCTGTTTTCAGCAGATTTAACGGCATTAATGAACTGATTCTGATGACCTAGATATTCATCTGCAATTGCAGCAATTTCTTTCTTCGAGAAATTGATACCTTCAAAATTACCCTGGAGTTTTCCACGGAATGCAATTGCTAATTTCTCAACAAACATTTCCTTTGTGGAATCATCCTTTCGTTTTGGAATAGGTGCCAATTCTTCTGAATACAGAGGTGGAAGATTTGCCGGCTGAGTAGAAACAATTCTTTCATCAGATGGTTTGTAAGAGCCCTTAACTGCTCCTTTGTGGTGTTCAATGATTGGATCACCTTTCTTAAAGGAGATTTCAGTACCATCTTTGAGCTTTGTTTTTCCATCACTTGTATGAAGGATGTTGTTGCCATTTTTATCTTTCTTGTAGATATCTTCAGTATAATGAACAACATTACCCTCTTCATCACGTTCTGCAACGAACTTTCTTTTACGAATATCATCTGCAGCAAAAATGAGAGAGAAAATCTTATCTTTTACATAAGTTCCATCTGCATTCTTTTTGTGAGTTCCCGCAACTTCTTTACCAGCTATAACTTCTGGATCATTTTTTCTCCACCATGCATCATACTTATCGTAAATAGCAGTAGCGATATGTTTTGTTCCAGGAGCTGACATATAATCAAGAGAATCACGCTGATTCAAAGTAAGAGCCTGAGCTGATACTTTATTGTTGTCACGCATTGCCTGACCAACAATAATCATGTTGATTCCCTGGAAAACTTCATTTGTACTTGCATTAAGTACATAATCAGGTTTCTGATTAGATGCCTGTAAGAAACTCTGACCTTTATTAAGATCGTCAACGAACTTTCTTACCAAGCTGCTCTCGTAGTTCTCTGTGCTGTTTTCTTTTTCCATTTGTGTTACCATCCTTACATTTAAATCAATTAATGCATAAGCATTATCAAGGTTTATATTAAGTACAACGTACTAATATACTTAATTAAAATTATGAATAATTAGGAAATACGTTTACCGTTAATCCAATATTCTTTTGATTCTCCATAATCGGCATATACAGCAGCCATAAGATTTCCGTTTTCATCGTATTTTTCATTATGAAGATAGCCGTCTTTCCAATATTCTGTATGTGAATCTTCCATCTGTACTGCCGGAATATTTTCTTCAGAATGAAGAAACCCGTTTTTCCAGTTTAAGATGCAAGCAACTTTTGCCTGACCGAACTTATTTTCAAACACAATAAATTCTTGACCATTTCTTGGTTGATTTCCATCCATAACAGGTTTGTGTTCTTTCATCAGATTAATGAATCTGCTTTTACTTTTTACTGTATCCAATTTTTACTCCTGATTTATAATAAAAAATATTATCTTTCTTTGCACGGTTGACATTGATATATTATAATGGATTCATATATATTTCAAGTATTGAAATAAAAAGTTCGTTAGAACGAACTTTTATAGTGGGGCTTTAATGACAGTTTGTTCGTTGAATAATGAATTTGTAAGACTTTATTCGATCGGAAAAGAAATAGGTTATAACGGAACAACAATTGAATATGCAGACAATACCAATACTTTTTTGATTTTCTATTATAACAAGTTTTGCAGAATATATGTAATCAACGGACAAGAAGAAAAACAGAATCTGGTCCAGGTAAAAGAGAAGATCAAAGTTGAAGCATTGTATGATAAAAAAGAATGCATGCGACTTGTAAAATTTATAAAGTCAAAACGGGATGATGATTTTCTATATTTTATAAATCCTCTTTTTTTTAAGGAAATAAATGTATTTTTGAGAAAGAAAAATTATTTGAATTATTTAGAATATATTTTTGAGAAATATAAGGAGAGAAATATCCTATGAACTATCTGACACTTGCATCCAATGTTAGACAACATTTTGGTA
The window above is part of the Treponema bryantii genome. Proteins encoded here:
- a CDS encoding JAB domain-containing protein; the encoded protein is MEDNEFDKYVESMQENGGMSEAAIEKDIEASFVDKPDYFDEDGNPHYFDEEEEDDDDITEEDNTSELTEEDLELCRQVIPGAQFAFTRELCEGEEGEFFRNKLKEIANKCRKITTNEDLYNEDMTHDIGFRYFLGSTEIYCTQLYPDENNPKKTDGYGFGYVILNGDLQMSEWGDIPISEIRDIDFMEMDYHIPEGKTVEKYLFERHPDYFDDPDNKDKSVHENSPLYNVEKKKINVVAEDIKKDFIDPSITEEQLYQSKRELEKIIAPVLKIKGQKSEMQQAFQTFREHGVFDITNKKIDMKDGQITAKGQQELAAALEIYRNKSFETFRYLFIDRESGTIKDQLAVSSYLPNRSVVGTTETLQKVISHFIDTDTDVVVCHNHPSGRTEPSMDDISTTESLKKSLTNSNNECRLLGHIIIDHDTFSYYNPSNSEWNYVVNENNKGKEDPLLNKKEDFPIKETTSLKSTTQLESIAQQINDSNNWNDAFIPVTFLDSDNRINGLRYYSCNYFDKDVSNIKKGLKKTALANHSINAIPFLTEKVCTQIENQYGKESLRNIEQKMKDCIKQDAFLDVYFKDGSLTSTYDLKPGKNYQYPIKTRSENSTFIPSINERLFTNSDKLVKEENTEYKTKKIKLSQESIDFYRNMAQTRKEQETSIVNILYRKDLKDDTLYAIFPDHKFSKKDFWEYYSSSNENKAISPDCLSKKTSACTESEKSKIETLVKENILKGTGIKINEYQNLDDVPYFKDKKISDLTEQVKFLKNQNTTFLDSLEKKLSTEANTAKQVLNLQLTNNLTKEQINTIINNAVKQANEFRTENQNINSNNHSSKKGRKA